One stretch of Rhodospirillaceae bacterium DNA includes these proteins:
- a CDS encoding alanine--glyoxylate aminotransferase family protein: MAITSFNPPRRVLMGPGPSDVHPRVLQAMARPTIGHLDPAFVTMMEEIKELLRYAFQTENDLTLPVSAPGSAGMETCFVNLISPGDTVIVCQNGVFGGRMKENVERMGAKAVMVEDQWGKAVDVSKVEDALKANPGAKALAFVHAETSTGVLSDAAVLCALAAEHGALSIVDAVTSLGGCPVLVDQWGADAVYSGSQKCLSCAPGISPVTFSDKAVQVIRDRNTPVQSWFLDLSLVMNYWSEGDDAPRTYHHTAPVNALYGLHESLVMLREEGIEAAWTRHRKNSDALRAGFTGLGLELLVDEKEHLPQLTSVKVPEGVDKPEVRRRLLENYDLEIGAGLGSLAGKVWRIGLMGDSSTPAHVILALSAMEGTLGDMGVDIIKGKAVPVAQSILFAG; encoded by the coding sequence ATGGCCATTACATCCTTTAATCCGCCCAGGCGTGTCCTGATGGGCCCCGGCCCTTCCGATGTTCATCCACGGGTGCTGCAAGCCATGGCGCGACCGACCATCGGCCACCTTGACCCGGCCTTCGTCACCATGATGGAGGAAATCAAGGAATTACTTCGCTACGCCTTTCAAACCGAGAATGATCTGACCCTGCCCGTATCGGCACCCGGGTCCGCTGGCATGGAAACCTGCTTCGTCAATCTGATTTCACCCGGCGACACTGTTATCGTTTGCCAGAACGGCGTCTTTGGTGGCCGCATGAAGGAAAACGTCGAACGAATGGGTGCAAAGGCGGTGATGGTCGAAGATCAATGGGGCAAGGCCGTTGATGTGAGCAAAGTCGAAGACGCCCTGAAAGCCAACCCGGGAGCCAAGGCGCTGGCCTTTGTCCACGCCGAAACGTCAACAGGCGTGCTGTCCGACGCGGCGGTACTGTGCGCCCTGGCCGCCGAACATGGTGCTCTGTCCATCGTCGACGCAGTTACTTCACTAGGCGGTTGCCCTGTTCTGGTTGATCAGTGGGGTGCGGACGCGGTTTATTCGGGTTCGCAGAAATGCCTGTCTTGCGCGCCGGGAATCTCCCCGGTAACCTTCAGCGACAAGGCTGTCCAGGTCATCAGGGACCGCAATACCCCGGTACAAAGCTGGTTTTTGGATCTGTCGCTGGTCATGAATTACTGGAGCGAAGGCGACGATGCGCCGCGCACCTACCACCACACGGCCCCGGTAAATGCCCTGTATGGCCTTCACGAATCACTGGTTATGCTGCGCGAAGAAGGCATCGAAGCGGCCTGGACACGCCACCGCAAGAACAGCGACGCCTTGCGCGCCGGTTTTACAGGCCTTGGTCTGGAACTGTTGGTCGATGAGAAAGAGCACCTGCCGCAGCTAACGTCCGTCAAGGTTCCCGAAGGCGTCGACAAGCCCGAGGTTCGTCGCCGCCTGCTTGAAAACTATGATCTGGAAATCGGCGCTGGTCTGGGCAGCCTGGCTGGCAAGGTCTGGCGTATAGGTCTTATGGGCGACAGTTCAACCCCGGCACACGTCATCCTGGCTTTAAGCGCCATGGAAGGCACCCTTGGCGACATGGGCGTGGACATCATCAAAGGCAAGGCCGTGCCGGTGGCACAGAGTATTCTGTTTGCCGGGTAA
- a CDS encoding bifunctional folylpolyglutamate synthase/dihydrofolate synthase codes for MDLHPKVIDLTLGRVETLLARLGHPERQLPPVVHVAGTNAKGSLIAFMRAMLEAAGYKVHVYSSPHLVRFNERIRLAGSLIEDDHLASVLEECENVNAGDPITYFEITTAAAYLAFSKTPADVVLLETGLGGRLDATNVIDKPALTVITPVSMDHQQYLGETLLEIITEKAGIVKPGVPCLSAKQERKVEKKFRTLVEDAGAPLSIEGKDWHVRKSTGGMVFESTRDGEKTSREFCRPALAGSHQLRNAGLAIAALDRLEGFTVPDSSIALGLRSVDWPARLQRLKSGPLVDMLPEGWELWLDGGHNAAAAKTIASHARGWRDEPLHMIFGMLNSKDPSDFLTSLEGRLGQFRGVTIPGEENSLSAEEVSSTALTWRMEAAPAESVAAALADIIKQGQPARVLIAGSLYLAGTVLKDNA; via the coding sequence ATGGATCTACATCCCAAGGTTATCGATCTGACTTTGGGTCGGGTTGAAACCTTGCTTGCGCGTCTGGGCCATCCCGAACGGCAGTTGCCGCCGGTCGTTCATGTCGCCGGGACCAACGCCAAGGGATCGCTGATCGCGTTCATGCGGGCGATGCTGGAAGCCGCCGGTTACAAGGTCCATGTCTATTCCTCGCCACATCTTGTGCGCTTTAACGAGCGAATCCGGCTTGCAGGCTCACTGATTGAAGATGACCATCTGGCGAGCGTTCTTGAAGAGTGTGAAAACGTCAACGCCGGTGATCCGATTACCTATTTTGAAATCACCACGGCGGCTGCTTATTTGGCGTTCTCTAAAACCCCTGCCGATGTGGTGTTGCTGGAAACCGGGCTTGGGGGCAGGTTGGATGCGACCAATGTTATCGACAAACCGGCCCTGACAGTCATCACCCCGGTGTCCATGGATCATCAGCAATACCTGGGTGAGACCCTGCTTGAAATCATCACCGAAAAGGCCGGTATTGTGAAGCCGGGTGTTCCTTGCCTTTCGGCCAAGCAGGAACGCAAGGTGGAAAAGAAATTCCGTACACTGGTTGAAGATGCCGGAGCGCCTTTATCAATTGAAGGCAAGGACTGGCATGTGCGCAAATCGACAGGCGGCATGGTCTTTGAAAGCACCCGCGACGGTGAAAAGACGAGCCGCGAATTTTGCAGGCCTGCTCTTGCAGGTTCACACCAGCTCAGGAACGCCGGTCTTGCCATTGCCGCACTGGACCGTCTTGAAGGCTTTACTGTTCCCGACAGCTCCATCGCCTTAGGCTTAAGAAGTGTCGACTGGCCGGCCCGCCTGCAACGCCTGAAAAGTGGTCCCCTGGTTGATATGTTGCCCGAAGGCTGGGAATTGTGGCTCGACGGCGGCCATAACGCGGCGGCCGCAAAAACCATTGCTTCCCATGCACGCGGGTGGCGCGACGAACCGCTACATATGATTTTCGGGATGCTCAACTCGAAAGATCCGAGTGACTTCCTGACCAGTCTGGAAGGCCGTCTGGGTCAGTTTCGCGGCGTCACCATACCGGGTGAGGAAAATAGCCTAAGCGCCGAGGAAGTCTCCAGCACGGCCTTAACTTGGCGCATGGAGGCGGCCCCGGCAGAAAGTGTGGCGGCGGCCCTCGCGGATATCATCAAGCAGGGGCAACCAGCCCGCGTACTGATCGCGGGATCACTTTATCTGGCTGGAACTGTATTGAAAGACAACGCCTGA
- a CDS encoding acetyl-CoA carboxylase carboxyltransferase subunit beta has translation MNWLKNIVRPKLKRLVGGQKEIPDNLWHKCPSCEEMIFHRDLEQNLRVCPHCGHHMRLSAEARLKILFDDGKYQSIELADAIADPLKFRDRRKYTDRLKEAQAKTTLKDALIVAHGRMGGLNVVIAALDFSFMGGSMGVAVGEGLVSAARLAVVQDASLIVVPSSGGARMQEGILSLMQMARTTIAVEEVKEAGLPYIVVLTDPTTGGVSASFAMLGDVAIAETGAVIGFAGARVIEQTIREKLPEGFQRAEYLLDHGMVDMVVRRQDLRDTLVRVIGLLINTGPAGDVLAIPPVVADVPALESPAD, from the coding sequence ATGAACTGGTTGAAAAATATTGTTCGCCCGAAGCTCAAACGGCTGGTCGGCGGTCAGAAAGAAATTCCCGACAATCTTTGGCACAAGTGCCCCAGTTGTGAAGAAATGATCTTTCACCGTGATCTGGAACAAAATTTACGGGTTTGCCCGCATTGTGGTCACCATATGCGCTTAAGCGCCGAGGCGCGCCTGAAAATCCTGTTTGATGATGGCAAATATCAAAGCATCGAACTGGCCGATGCCATTGCCGATCCGCTGAAATTCCGTGACCGGCGCAAATATACCGACCGCCTGAAAGAAGCACAGGCCAAAACCACCCTTAAGGATGCGTTGATTGTCGCCCACGGACGGATGGGCGGACTTAATGTCGTTATTGCCGCCCTCGATTTTTCGTTCATGGGTGGCTCCATGGGTGTTGCCGTCGGTGAAGGGTTGGTCTCCGCCGCCCGTCTTGCCGTGGTTCAGGATGCATCGTTGATCGTGGTGCCGTCGTCCGGCGGTGCGCGTATGCAGGAAGGCATCTTGTCGCTGATGCAAATGGCCAGAACGACCATTGCCGTCGAGGAAGTCAAGGAAGCAGGGCTTCCCTACATTGTGGTTTTGACTGACCCGACCACGGGCGGTGTCTCAGCCTCCTTCGCCATGCTTGGCGATGTGGCGATTGCCGAAACCGGGGCTGTTATCGGTTTTGCGGGCGCCCGTGTTATTGAACAGACAATCCGCGAAAAATTACCCGAAGGGTTCCAGCGCGCCGAATATCTTCTCGATCATGGCATGGTCGATATGGTGGTCCGCCGCCAGGATTTACGCGACACCCTTGTCCGGGTGATTGGCCTGCTCATCAATACCGGCCCGGCAGGTGACGTGCTTGCAATTCCACCGGTTGTTGCTGACGTCCCGGCGTTGGAGAGCCCCGCTGATTGA
- a CDS encoding tryptophan synthase subunit alpha produces MEERIAKRFAKLAEEGRGGLVTFSSAGDPDYDTSLELLMGIGKAGADLIELGMPFSDPMADGPAIQLGSNRALKGGHTMERTLDMVRAFRSEDDETPIILMGYYNPIYIYGVDKFLKDAKEAGVDGLIVVDLPPEEESELCVPALAAGINFIFLTAPTTDDVRLPRVMEKASGFVYYVSITGITGTASASAADIATAYKRLKSHTDLPIAVGFGINTPEQAAAVAEIADAAVVGSALVNVIAASLDHDGKAQAGLVDKALGFVRDLAQGVRKGSPI; encoded by the coding sequence ATGGAAGAAAGAATCGCTAAACGCTTCGCCAAATTGGCCGAAGAGGGTCGCGGCGGACTTGTCACATTTTCAAGCGCCGGTGATCCCGATTATGACACATCCCTGGAACTTCTGATGGGTATCGGTAAGGCCGGGGCCGACTTGATTGAACTGGGGATGCCCTTCAGCGACCCCATGGCCGACGGCCCGGCAATTCAGTTGGGTTCAAATCGCGCCTTGAAGGGTGGCCATACCATGGAGCGGACTCTCGACATGGTGCGCGCCTTCCGCAGCGAAGACGATGAGACGCCGATTATTCTGATGGGCTACTACAACCCTATTTATATTTACGGGGTCGATAAATTTCTTAAAGACGCCAAAGAGGCCGGTGTCGATGGCCTGATTGTTGTTGATCTGCCGCCGGAAGAAGAAAGCGAATTGTGCGTGCCTGCACTGGCCGCCGGTATTAATTTCATTTTCCTGACAGCGCCGACAACCGATGACGTACGCCTGCCGCGGGTTATGGAAAAGGCCAGCGGATTTGTCTATTACGTCTCCATCACCGGTATCACCGGCACCGCCTCGGCTTCCGCCGCTGACATCGCGACCGCTTACAAGAGATTGAAATCACACACTGATTTACCAATTGCCGTAGGCTTTGGCATCAACACACCTGAACAAGCCGCCGCCGTTGCCGAAATTGCCGACGCCGCCGTTGTCGGTTCCGCACTGGTCAACGTCATCGCCGCCAGTCTGGATCATGATGGCAAGGCGCAAGCCGGGCTGGTTGACAAGGCGCTGGGATTTGTCCGCGATCTGGCGCAAGGTGTCAGAAAAGGATCGCCTATATGA
- the trpB gene encoding tryptophan synthase subunit beta: protein MNTLNTFRAGPDEDGRFGIYGGRFVAETLMPLILELEQAYETAKDDPEFASQMDYYFAQYVGRPSPLYFAERLTRQLGGAKVYFKREDLNHTGAHKINNCIGQILLAKRMGKTRIIAETGAGQHGVATATVCALFDLPCVVYMGAKDIERQAPNVFRMQMLGAEVRPVTAGSKSLKDALNEALRDWVANVDDTFYIIGTVAGPHPFPAMVRDFQSVIGEETREQILASEGKLPDTLVACIGGGSNAMGLFFPFLDDKDVEIIAVEAAGKGIETGAHAASLSAGRAGVLHGNRTYLLQDDDGQITEAHSISAGLDYPGIGPEHSWLHDIGRAQYVSITDDEAIEAFQLCTRLEGIIPALESAHAIAHVMKIAASYPSDHVIVMNMSGRGDKDLNTVASATGMTFGVE from the coding sequence ATGAACACACTCAACACATTCCGGGCCGGACCCGATGAAGACGGACGTTTTGGCATTTATGGCGGACGCTTTGTCGCCGAAACCCTGATGCCGCTCATTCTCGAGCTTGAGCAAGCTTATGAGACGGCCAAGGACGATCCCGAATTCGCCAGCCAGATGGACTATTACTTCGCCCAGTACGTTGGCCGACCGAGCCCGCTCTATTTTGCCGAACGCCTGACCAGGCAGCTTGGCGGCGCCAAAGTGTACTTCAAGCGCGAGGACCTCAATCACACCGGCGCCCACAAGATCAACAACTGCATCGGCCAGATCCTGCTGGCCAAGCGTATGGGCAAAACCCGCATCATCGCCGAAACCGGCGCCGGTCAGCACGGCGTTGCGACAGCGACGGTCTGCGCCCTGTTCGACCTTCCTTGCGTTGTTTACATGGGGGCCAAGGACATTGAACGTCAGGCACCTAATGTGTTTCGTATGCAAATGCTGGGGGCCGAGGTCAGGCCCGTCACCGCCGGTTCAAAAAGCCTGAAAGACGCCCTCAACGAAGCCCTGCGTGACTGGGTCGCCAACGTGGATGATACTTTTTACATTATTGGAACCGTCGCCGGTCCACACCCGTTTCCGGCCATGGTCCGGGATTTCCAGTCGGTTATAGGCGAGGAAACCCGCGAACAGATTCTCGCAAGCGAAGGCAAACTTCCCGATACCCTGGTCGCCTGTATCGGTGGCGGCTCAAACGCCATGGGATTGTTCTTCCCGTTCCTTGATGACAAGGACGTGGAAATCATCGCTGTCGAGGCGGCTGGCAAGGGCATCGAAACCGGCGCGCACGCGGCTTCGCTTAGCGCTGGCAGGGCCGGTGTATTACACGGCAACCGCACCTACCTGTTGCAGGACGATGACGGGCAAATTACCGAAGCCCACTCCATTTCCGCAGGCCTTGATTACCCCGGCATCGGACCGGAGCATTCCTGGCTGCATGACATCGGACGGGCCCAGTATGTCTCGATCACTGACGACGAGGCGATTGAGGCCTTTCAATTGTGCACCCGCCTTGAAGGTATCATCCCGGCCCTGGAATCCGCGCACGCCATCGCCCATGTCATGAAAATCGCCGCAAGTTACCCGTCCGATCACGTTATCGTCATGAATATGAGTGGCCGCGGTGACAAGGATCTCAACACGGTGGCCAGCGCCACCGGCATGACCTTCGGGGTCGAATGA
- a CDS encoding phosphoribosylanthranilate isomerase: MTINVKICGLSTPAAVRAAVQGGASHVGFVFFAASPRAVTPDVMAALSMPVPAAITRVGLFVDASFDEIAAAVATGSLDMLQLHGAETPGMVAQIKERFKLPVMKAVAIASDEDIATARLYEITADRLLFDAKPPPGADRPGGNALSFDWRLIADQEWLLPWMLAGGLEASNLAEAITTSGATAVDVSSGVEDEPGVKNPEKIKELLALAGTL, translated from the coding sequence GTGACCATCAACGTAAAAATTTGTGGCCTGAGCACACCGGCAGCCGTCCGCGCCGCCGTTCAGGGTGGCGCCAGCCATGTCGGCTTTGTTTTCTTTGCCGCTTCGCCGCGCGCCGTAACCCCGGATGTGATGGCCGCTTTGAGTATGCCGGTACCCGCCGCAATCACCCGCGTCGGCCTGTTTGTCGATGCGTCATTTGATGAAATTGCCGCCGCCGTCGCCACCGGCAGTCTCGATATGCTGCAACTTCACGGGGCCGAGACGCCGGGCATGGTGGCCCAGATCAAGGAACGTTTCAAACTGCCGGTGATGAAGGCGGTGGCCATTGCCAGCGACGAAGATATTGCGACAGCCAGGCTTTATGAAATCACTGCTGACAGGTTGTTGTTTGATGCCAAACCGCCACCGGGGGCGGATCGTCCGGGCGGCAATGCGCTTTCGTTTGACTGGCGACTGATTGCCGATCAGGAATGGTTATTGCCGTGGATGCTGGCCGGTGGCCTGGAGGCTTCAAATCTGGCCGAGGCGATCACCACCAGTGGTGCGACGGCTGTCGATGTATCGAGCGGCGTCGAAGACGAGCCTGGCGTTAAAAACCCTGAAAAAATAAAAGAATTGCTGGCCTTGGCGGGAACTCTTTGA